Proteins from a genomic interval of Thermoanaerobacterium thermosaccharolyticum DSM 571:
- a CDS encoding type II secretion system protein has protein sequence MVVKSNKGFTLVELLVTLALLGIVISIYSSLYYSGYKSYKNTQYNIDIEQNVRYAMNYIVNQLDKGPSSINIIDNGHGLVIDGNYIQLDTKDNKIYLDQNRGHEIATNIVEFNVILKNNKVLNIEIVGQNSDGTGRFSLTTDIFPRKSVINVK, from the coding sequence ATGGTGGTAAAAAGCAACAAGGGTTTTACATTGGTAGAATTATTGGTGACTTTAGCATTATTAGGAATTGTAATTTCAATTTATTCTTCTTTATATTATTCAGGATACAAATCGTATAAAAATACGCAATATAATATTGACATTGAACAAAATGTCAGATATGCCATGAATTATATTGTAAATCAGTTAGACAAAGGACCATCATCAATAAATATAATTGATAATGGTCATGGCCTTGTTATAGATGGCAATTATATACAGCTAGACACCAAAGATAATAAGATATATTTAGATCAAAATCGTGGACATGAAATTGCAACAAACATTGTTGAATTTAATGTAATATTAAAGAATAATAAGGTATTAAATATTGAGATTGTAGGTCAAAATAGTGACGGCACTGGTAGATTTTCATTGACTACTGATATTTTCCCAAGAAAGAGTGTTATAAATGTCAAATAG
- the proB gene encoding glutamate 5-kinase, with translation MKIVVKVGTSTLTYENGQLNLEMMEKISRQISNLQNRGDKVILVTSGAIGAGMGKLNISKRPKTLPEKQSLAAIGQGLLIELYEKFFNEYGKTTAQLLLTKDDFSIRDRYLNISYTLSNLLKYNVVPIINENDTVTVDEIKIGDNDTLSALVASIIEADLLIILTDIDGLYDKDPREPDAKLIDVVEEFTDKLFEIAGGTGTNLGTGGMYTKIQAAKICYNSGVKMVIANGKLDNVLNRIANGEKIGTLFMPAQNPISNRKVWIAFNAHLAGKLVIDDGAKQAILNKGKSLLPSGIISTTGEYSVGDCVSIVDTDGREIARGLINYTSFEVNKIKGLKSTEIDKILGYKSYDEVIHRDNLVVIS, from the coding sequence ATGAAGATAGTTGTAAAAGTAGGAACAAGTACATTGACATACGAAAATGGGCAGCTTAATTTAGAAATGATGGAAAAAATCTCGAGGCAGATTTCTAATTTGCAAAATAGAGGCGATAAAGTAATACTCGTTACATCAGGCGCAATCGGCGCTGGAATGGGTAAACTTAATATATCGAAAAGACCAAAAACGTTGCCAGAAAAGCAATCATTAGCAGCAATTGGTCAGGGATTGCTTATAGAGCTATATGAGAAATTTTTTAATGAATACGGTAAAACGACAGCACAGCTTTTGCTGACGAAAGATGATTTTTCTATAAGAGATAGATATTTGAACATTAGTTATACATTGTCAAATTTATTAAAGTATAATGTAGTTCCTATTATAAATGAAAATGACACAGTTACTGTTGATGAGATAAAAATAGGCGATAATGATACATTATCAGCGCTAGTTGCAAGTATTATTGAGGCAGATCTTCTTATTATATTGACGGACATCGATGGGCTATATGACAAGGACCCTAGAGAACCTGATGCAAAGTTAATAGATGTTGTAGAAGAATTTACAGATAAATTGTTTGAAATAGCGGGAGGGACTGGTACAAATTTGGGCACTGGTGGTATGTATACAAAAATTCAGGCGGCAAAAATCTGCTATAATTCAGGTGTTAAAATGGTTATAGCTAATGGTAAGCTTGATAATGTGTTAAATAGAATTGCTAACGGAGAAAAGATAGGCACACTATTTATGCCGGCTCAAAATCCAATTAGCAATCGAAAGGTATGGATAGCATTTAATGCACATTTGGCTGGTAAGCTGGTTATTGATGACGGAGCAAAACAAGCTATATTAAATAAGGGAAAAAGTCTATTACCTAGCGGCATAATATCTACAACTGGTGAATATTCTGTAGGTGATTGTGTATCGATAGTTGATACTGATGGTAGAGAGATTGCAAGAGGTTTGATTAATTACACATCATTTGAAGTTAATAAAATAAAAGGATTAAAATCTACTGAGATTGATAAGATTCTAGGGTATAAAAGTTATGATGAAGTTATTCATAGAGACAATCTAGTTGTTATAAGTTAG
- a CDS encoding type 4a pilus biogenesis protein PilO has product MKLTARERILIVILLIVALFSLYYQFILTRQLAVIDELRQDVVNLKAEVTSYNTINLDNIKSSLTSINQKIEISNQELPDYENIEEFIVSLDDIISSTGVNFEEINFNSNQSQEQNANNQQAKSSNNKNNYTEIPVNIKVTGDYASITAFIRDIQTLKRINDIKSLEITSDNGSNGLLLDMDIVIYSMNKKGGSYLEAPSMKGKSDPFKPLIEENQNPQSSNTNPSGQNSVQGIDINKIITDSINNALNSASKIAPTVTSPKQQ; this is encoded by the coding sequence ATGAAACTGACAGCAAGAGAAAGAATACTTATAGTTATTTTGCTGATAGTTGCATTGTTTAGTCTGTATTATCAATTTATTTTAACCAGACAACTCGCAGTTATCGATGAATTAAGGCAAGACGTAGTAAATTTAAAAGCGGAAGTAACTAGTTACAATACAATAAATTTAGATAATATAAAAAGCAGCTTAACCAGTATTAATCAAAAGATAGAGATTAGCAATCAAGAACTGCCTGATTATGAGAATATAGAGGAATTTATTGTTTCTCTTGATGACATAATTTCATCTACTGGCGTAAATTTTGAAGAGATAAATTTTAATTCAAATCAGAGTCAAGAGCAGAATGCAAATAATCAACAAGCTAAAAGCAGTAACAATAAAAATAATTATACTGAAATACCTGTTAATATTAAGGTCACTGGTGATTATGCAAGTATTACTGCTTTCATAAGAGATATTCAGACATTAAAGAGAATTAACGACATAAAATCCTTAGAGATAACCAGTGATAATGGATCTAATGGGTTATTGCTTGATATGGATATTGTAATATATTCAATGAATAAAAAAGGCGGAAGTTACTTAGAAGCGCCTTCTATGAAGGGGAAGTCAGATCCTTTCAAACCATTAATTGAGGAAAATCAAAATCCTCAAAGTTCGAATACTAATCCTAGTGGTCAAAATTCAGTTCAAGGAATTGATATAAATAAAATTATAACGGACAGTATAAACAATGCTTTAAATAGTGCTTCAAAAATAGCACCTACAGTTACATCGCCTAAACAACAATAA
- a CDS encoding type II secretion system protein → MGWFVKALNKDEKGFTLIELIVVIAILGILAAIAVPRYTGTLNQAKVNADKATAQTIAEAAARWITDHADEDTQLTTAKLATDGYLDSDVKPQSDKEHDFVINVDKTNKVVNVSIDKGSTLASVKYEIIQ, encoded by the coding sequence ATGGGATGGTTTGTAAAGGCATTAAATAAAGATGAAAAAGGTTTTACACTGATAGAATTGATTGTAGTAATAGCAATACTAGGAATACTTGCAGCAATTGCGGTGCCGAGATATACAGGTACTTTAAACCAGGCGAAAGTTAATGCTGATAAAGCAACGGCACAAACTATTGCAGAAGCGGCAGCACGGTGGATAACTGATCACGCTGATGAAGACACACAATTAACAACTGCTAAATTAGCAACTGATGGATATCTAGATTCTGACGTTAAACCACAATCTGATAAAGAACATGATTTTGTAATTAATGTAGATAAAACCAATAAAGTCGTGAATGTGTCTATTGATAAGGGAAGCACTTTAGCTTCAGTTAAATATGAAATAATTCAGTAA
- a CDS encoding type II secretion system F family protein, which yields MPTYIYKAKDIDGNLITGTLEFDTLSSCIDNLRQKNYYILDIKEKEDKKDVFESISSARKVKVKDIAVFCRQFAVLINAGIPIVTSLATMAEQVENKKLKKALSDVYEDVQKGKSLSESMRRHSDVFPMLLFNMIEAGEVSGTLDNVLNEMADHFEKENNLNQKIKSALAYPMIVSIVAILLVIFLVTNVLPTFVSMFKNAGAQLPLPTLILLGLSDSISHFWYVYLGDILLLVFMITRVLKTEKGREFYDALILKIPIFGPLNIKIITSRFTRTLATLISSGIPLIEALSVVERVVGNSIVANGLKRAEEDIKRGNSLAEPLKKMKIFPPMVIQMVNVGEDSGSLDSILKKTADFYDSEVDTAVSQMTTLIEPLIIVVLALVVGFIVVSIVMPMFQMYNFVGQ from the coding sequence ATGCCAACTTATATATATAAAGCAAAGGATATTGATGGAAATCTCATAACAGGAACACTTGAGTTTGATACATTGTCATCTTGTATAGATAATCTAAGACAGAAAAATTATTACATTTTGGATATAAAAGAAAAAGAAGATAAAAAAGATGTCTTTGAAAGCATCAGTTCTGCACGTAAAGTAAAGGTAAAGGATATAGCGGTTTTTTGCAGACAGTTTGCAGTTCTTATTAATGCAGGGATTCCAATAGTGACGTCACTGGCAACTATGGCGGAACAAGTTGAAAATAAAAAGCTAAAAAAGGCATTGTCAGATGTATATGAAGATGTACAAAAAGGGAAAAGCCTTTCTGAATCAATGAGAAGACATTCAGATGTATTTCCAATGCTTTTATTTAACATGATAGAAGCAGGTGAAGTAAGCGGTACGCTGGACAATGTCTTAAATGAGATGGCTGACCATTTTGAGAAAGAAAATAATCTAAATCAAAAAATAAAATCAGCGTTGGCATACCCTATGATTGTTTCTATCGTTGCAATATTGTTAGTGATATTTCTTGTTACAAATGTTCTTCCTACATTTGTAAGCATGTTTAAAAATGCAGGTGCACAATTGCCGCTGCCTACTTTGATACTCTTAGGGTTAAGTGATTCTATATCGCATTTTTGGTATGTGTATTTAGGTGACATTTTATTATTGGTGTTCATGATTACAAGAGTTTTAAAGACTGAGAAGGGAAGAGAATTTTACGATGCACTTATACTAAAAATACCTATATTCGGGCCTTTAAATATAAAAATAATTACATCTAGATTTACACGGACACTGGCTACACTTATAAGTTCAGGAATACCGCTTATTGAAGCGTTGTCTGTCGTAGAAAGAGTTGTGGGGAATTCAATTGTGGCAAACGGGCTTAAAAGAGCTGAAGAAGATATAAAAAGGGGAAATAGCCTTGCGGAGCCTTTGAAAAAGATGAAGATATTTCCTCCCATGGTGATTCAAATGGTAAACGTAGGGGAAGATTCAGGTTCTTTAGATAGCATATTGAAAAAGACGGCAGATTTTTATGACAGTGAAGTTGACACAGCTGTGTCGCAGATGACCACTTTGATAGAGCCTTTGATAATAGTCGTATTAGCATTGGTAGTCGGGTTTATAGTAGTATCAATTGTGATGCCGATGTTCCAGATGTACAACTTTGTAGGTCAATAG
- a CDS encoding prepilin-type N-terminal cleavage/methylation domain-containing protein, translated as MKYLKNSLGMTLIEVLAAIALFSIAAIPLLGVFHESVITTADSKIRTQEATIAQSIAEDIKAGNTNVSNWNIPSDYYLIEDPNQSKVDMGNGVTEYKISIGKLQSGTDPFVLYAIAPSAEITGYTPPNFYSDNGDYDDIINRLNDIVTLVIVITWTALFSLFVVLPKLGLGGIITIVNNIIDSWNKNIRTLKDIATNAAKSVNLKIPWWLKWW; from the coding sequence ATGAAATATTTAAAAAATTCATTGGGCATGACACTTATTGAAGTGCTTGCTGCAATAGCGCTATTTTCGATTGCAGCTATACCTCTTTTAGGAGTATTTCATGAGTCAGTAATTACAACTGCAGATTCAAAAATAAGAACACAAGAAGCTACTATTGCACAAAGTATTGCGGAAGACATAAAGGCAGGAAACACAAATGTGTCTAATTGGAACATACCAAGCGATTATTATTTGATAGAAGACCCTAATCAGTCTAAAGTAGATATGGGAAATGGAGTCACAGAGTATAAAATTAGCATAGGCAAATTACAATCCGGCACAGACCCATTTGTATTGTATGCCATTGCGCCGTCGGCAGAAATAACTGGTTATACACCGCCTAATTTTTACTCTGATAATGGCGATTATGATGACATAATAAATAGATTAAACGATATAGTTACTCTAGTCATTGTTATAACGTGGACAGCATTGTTTTCTCTTTTCGTTGTGCTGCCTAAATTAGGACTAGGAGGTATAATAACAATTGTTAATAATATAATTGATTCATGGAATAAAAATATTAGGACACTAAAAGATATAGCAACAAATGCAGCAAAAAGCGTGAATTTAAAAATTCCCTGGTGGTTAAAATGGTGGTAA
- a CDS encoding pilus assembly PilX N-terminal domain-containing protein: MSNSKGSALIFTLMVILILTVLGVSILELSLTEFKISASYGNNVLSRYAAEAGLDILKSEFNTNLLTALKNNAQRIIDNNYDMEKGTYKVSMDQLYSLIFNDTKNYLYSYVFNKYLNEGNVALGNSKQIYNISNITFTQDEGMQYIIHIETVGIYRNIKSYGHADLILNLQATGNPITISNWTIDNIPPSN; this comes from the coding sequence ATGTCAAATAGCAAAGGTTCTGCGCTAATATTTACTTTGATGGTTATTTTAATACTAACCGTTTTAGGCGTTTCTATTTTAGAACTTTCATTAACCGAATTTAAAATTTCGGCTTCATATGGCAATAATGTTTTATCAAGATATGCTGCTGAGGCAGGGCTTGATATTTTAAAATCAGAGTTTAATACAAATCTACTTACTGCGCTAAAAAACAATGCACAAAGAATTATTGATAATAATTACGATATGGAAAAAGGAACTTATAAGGTTAGTATGGATCAATTGTATTCTTTGATATTTAACGATACGAAAAATTATTTATACAGTTACGTTTTTAATAAATATTTAAATGAAGGTAACGTTGCTTTAGGAAATTCAAAGCAAATTTACAACATAAGTAATATTACTTTTACTCAAGATGAAGGAATGCAATATATTATTCATATTGAGACTGTTGGTATTTACAGGAATATAAAAAGCTATGGGCATGCAGACCTTATTTTAAATCTTCAAGCTACTGGCAATCCAATTACTATTAGCAATTGGACAATTGACAATATACCACCATCAAATTAA
- a CDS encoding PilN domain-containing protein: protein MNNLKDINLIPEEIKLYELNRKRRTKNLIGCIAMLCIIIAILLLPQMYIHNLKSERAVLNSQLNNIKDKKDAYSELQNKMKYYLSKQSIIKKLSKKKIDITKILNDISYNIPDNVSMTDIKFSGNMIEITGDAYMNKYLSDFMLNIRKLSYVDDIDLLDTKKSDNGLIQYTLQIKLKVV, encoded by the coding sequence GTGAATAACTTGAAAGATATAAACCTCATACCTGAGGAAATAAAATTGTATGAATTGAATAGAAAGAGAAGGACAAAAAATCTGATTGGCTGTATTGCGATGTTATGTATTATCATAGCTATTTTACTTCTACCCCAAATGTACATACATAATCTCAAATCAGAAAGAGCAGTTCTTAATAGCCAATTAAACAATATAAAGGACAAAAAAGATGCCTATTCAGAGCTTCAAAATAAAATGAAGTATTATTTGTCAAAACAAAGCATTATAAAGAAATTATCGAAAAAGAAAATTGATATTACAAAAATACTTAACGATATTTCATATAATATTCCAGACAATGTTTCAATGACAGATATAAAATTTAGCGGTAATATGATTGAAATAACAGGTGATGCATACATGAATAAATATTTATCGGATTTTATGTTAAATATAAGGAAGCTGAGTTATGTGGATGATATAGATTTGCTTGATACAAAAAAGTCTGATAATGGTTTAATTCAATATACTTTGCAAATTAAGCTTAAGGTGGTATAA
- a CDS encoding glutamate-5-semialdehyde dehydrogenase, giving the protein MEVEVKADIAKSASRRLAMLDENVKNEALKNMADELIKSKDRILKANEKDILAAENKGVKESLIDRLRLNEKRIEGMANGLLEISALPDPVGAIEEMWKRPNGLQIGKMRCPIGVIGIIYESRPNVTADAAGLCLKSGNAVILKGGSDALNSNIAIVEAIAKAAEVSGVPKGAIQIIENTDREEVNRMMKLNGKIDLLIPRGGANLIQNVIKNSTVPVIETGVGNCHVFVDSYADLEMALKIIVNAKTQRPGVCNAIEKVLIHRDIREKFLPIMVEKLTSLGVEIRGCELTRSICPDVKEANEDDWRTEYLDLILAVKIVEDVDSAIEHINKYSSGHSESIVTENYTNAMKFIKSIDSAAVYVNASTRFTDGGEFGFGAEIGISTQKMHARGPMGLKELTTYKYVILGNGQIRE; this is encoded by the coding sequence ATGGAGGTTGAAGTAAAGGCTGATATTGCTAAGAGTGCGTCCAGAAGGTTAGCTATGCTTGATGAAAATGTTAAAAATGAAGCTCTTAAAAATATGGCTGATGAGCTTATAAAAAGTAAAGACAGAATATTAAAAGCAAATGAGAAGGATATTTTAGCAGCAGAAAATAAAGGCGTTAAAGAATCTTTGATAGACAGACTTAGATTAAACGAAAAGCGTATAGAAGGCATGGCTAATGGACTTTTAGAAATATCTGCATTGCCGGATCCTGTAGGAGCTATAGAAGAAATGTGGAAAAGGCCAAATGGACTTCAGATTGGTAAAATGCGCTGCCCTATTGGTGTAATAGGAATAATTTATGAGTCCAGGCCAAATGTCACAGCCGATGCTGCAGGGCTTTGTTTAAAGTCTGGGAATGCAGTTATATTGAAAGGCGGTAGTGACGCATTAAATTCTAATATAGCAATTGTTGAAGCGATTGCTAAAGCCGCAGAAGTATCTGGAGTTCCTAAAGGTGCAATACAAATTATTGAGAATACGGACAGAGAAGAAGTTAACCGCATGATGAAATTAAATGGCAAGATTGATTTGCTCATTCCAAGAGGTGGTGCGAATTTAATTCAGAATGTTATAAAAAATTCTACAGTTCCAGTCATTGAAACCGGCGTTGGTAATTGCCATGTTTTTGTTGATTCATACGCTGATTTAGAAATGGCTCTCAAAATTATTGTGAATGCCAAAACTCAAAGACCGGGGGTATGCAATGCCATTGAGAAAGTCCTCATTCACAGAGATATTAGAGAAAAGTTTTTGCCAATCATGGTAGAAAAACTTACATCTTTAGGTGTTGAAATACGTGGCTGTGAATTAACTAGATCGATATGTCCTGATGTAAAAGAAGCAAATGAAGATGATTGGAGAACAGAATATCTCGACTTGATACTTGCCGTTAAGATTGTAGAAGATGTTGACAGTGCTATTGAACATATAAATAAATATTCCTCTGGACATTCTGAAAGCATAGTGACAGAAAATTATACAAATGCAATGAAATTTATAAAATCTATTGATTCTGCAGCAGTGTACGTCAATGCATCAACTAGATTTACAGATGGGGGAGAATTTGGCTTTGGAGCTGAAATAGGCATTAGCACACAAAAAATGCATGCAAGAGGGCCTATGGGGCTTAAAGAATTGACGACATATAAGTATGTAATTCTAGGAAATGGTCAGATAAGAGAATAA
- a CDS encoding prepilin-type N-terminal cleavage/methylation domain-containing protein: MKTKDSGLTLIELITVISILSIIVLITVPKTDFFSSKTSEMRLRMVANELINDIRYVQYKNIYENESLYLTIQSDHKGYFIHKPGVMVKRIKTKILPDGITVYWNIPKSPLEISFSDQGAPTLGGCTIYLYNDSNKKVEITILPATGRTMIKGNY, from the coding sequence ATGAAAACAAAAGATAGTGGTTTAACCCTAATTGAGTTGATTACGGTAATTTCAATATTGTCTATTATTGTATTGATAACAGTTCCAAAGACAGATTTTTTCAGTTCAAAGACCTCCGAGATGCGTTTAAGAATGGTGGCAAATGAACTTATAAACGATATAAGATATGTTCAGTATAAAAATATATACGAAAATGAAAGTTTGTATTTAACGATACAATCGGATCACAAGGGATACTTTATACATAAGCCAGGTGTTATGGTCAAAAGAATAAAAACAAAAATATTACCTGATGGTATTACTGTGTACTGGAATATTCCTAAAAGCCCTCTAGAAATATCTTTTTCAGATCAGGGTGCACCGACATTAGGTGGATGCACAATTTATTTATATAATGATTCGAATAAAAAGGTAGAGATAACCATTTTGCCAGCGACAGGGAGAACGATGATAAAAGGGAATTATTGA
- a CDS encoding late competence development ComFB family protein produces the protein MELKNYMEEAVKDTLDNVLKDLDVCKCEKCKLDIMALTLNSLPSKYYVTEKGELYNKVNELKRQFEVDIISKITQAAYFVNEHKHHGDDHV, from the coding sequence ATGGAATTAAAAAATTATATGGAAGAAGCGGTAAAGGATACTCTTGACAATGTATTAAAGGATCTGGATGTGTGTAAATGTGAAAAGTGCAAGCTTGATATAATGGCGTTGACACTTAACAGTTTGCCATCCAAATATTATGTAACAGAAAAAGGCGAATTATATAATAAAGTTAATGAGCTAAAGCGACAATTTGAGGTGGATATTATAAGCAAGATTACACAAGCAGCATATTTCGTAAACGAGCATAAGCACCATGGAGATGATCATGTATGA
- a CDS encoding prepilin peptidase, with amino-acid sequence MFILYLLVFIFGTIIGSFLNVVIYRLPRNESLVYPPSHCTKCKNELKPYDLVPILSYMILKGRCRYCGDKISIRYPIVELITGLIYLILFIYFGISIKSLSYAFLASLLIVITFIDIEHKIIPNKIILTGLIAGAIFRVLMFNYGVWDYIVGFFLGGGVLLLISLLSGGGMGGGDIKLMALIGLFIGWKLTISTLFIAVLLGAVGGIILIVLKIKTRKDYIPFGPYISAACIISILYGYDLLNLYIKLIRG; translated from the coding sequence ATGTTTATTTTATACCTGCTTGTTTTTATATTTGGCACTATAATAGGAAGTTTTCTAAATGTCGTTATATACAGACTTCCAAGGAATGAATCGTTAGTGTATCCTCCATCCCACTGTACAAAATGCAAAAACGAATTAAAGCCGTATGATCTAGTACCTATATTGAGTTATATGATATTAAAAGGTAGATGCAGATACTGTGGTGATAAGATATCGATAAGATATCCTATTGTAGAGCTTATAACAGGACTCATATATCTTATATTATTTATATATTTTGGTATATCCATTAAGTCATTGTCTTACGCATTTTTAGCATCATTATTGATTGTCATAACATTTATAGACATAGAGCATAAAATTATACCAAACAAAATAATTTTGACAGGCTTGATAGCTGGGGCAATATTTAGAGTATTGATGTTTAATTATGGAGTATGGGATTATATTGTAGGCTTTTTTTTAGGCGGAGGAGTGCTTCTCCTTATATCTTTATTGTCAGGTGGCGGTATGGGTGGAGGAGACATAAAACTTATGGCATTGATTGGCCTTTTTATAGGGTGGAAGCTTACAATATCCACATTATTTATAGCTGTTTTACTAGGTGCCGTTGGAGGTATAATATTGATTGTCTTAAAAATCAAGACGAGAAAGGATTATATCCCATTTGGACCTTACATAAGCGCTGCGTGTATTATCTCTATATTATACGGATATGATTTGCTGAATCTATACATAAAACTTATAAGAGGATAA
- a CDS encoding shikimate kinase — MKNIALTGFMATGKSVVGKKVADILSFGYIDTDCLIEKICGMKIPEIFDKYGEKYFRGIEKVAVKRASRLKNHVISTGGGVVLNPSNIVQLRKHGVVICLKARPEIILRNVGDAGSRPILMSDDVYERIKTLLDERQHFYEFADYTIDISEMGIDDAAAAVIKAYSILKTR; from the coding sequence ATGAAAAATATTGCATTAACAGGATTTATGGCAACAGGAAAGTCAGTTGTAGGTAAAAAGGTTGCAGATATTTTAAGCTTTGGATATATTGATACTGATTGTCTGATTGAAAAAATTTGTGGGATGAAAATACCAGAAATATTCGACAAATACGGAGAGAAATATTTTAGAGGGATTGAAAAAGTTGCAGTTAAAAGAGCATCGAGATTAAAGAATCATGTCATATCTACAGGTGGTGGAGTTGTATTAAATCCGTCAAATATAGTACAATTGAGAAAACACGGTGTTGTAATCTGCTTAAAGGCGAGGCCGGAGATAATCTTAAGAAATGTAGGTGATGCGGGTAGCAGGCCAATCCTCATGTCAGACGATGTATACGAAAGGATAAAAACTCTTTTAGATGAAAGACAGCATTTTTATGAATTTGCTGATTATACAATCGATATCTCAGAAATGGGAATAGATGACGCTGCTGCAGCAGTTATTAAAGCATATTCTATCCTAAAAACAAGATAA
- the pilM gene encoding type IV pilus assembly protein PilM, producing the protein MIGFDIGSFYTKIGSFDKKNTKLNNMIIERTPHNCIENGYIKDINLLFQFLNEILKKNFLKEKKLFFCVSSTDIIIREIIMPMMKDDELKSALKYEIDQYIPNSDEYIIDYKQIDNDEDSKKTKVMIVAAPKNMISEYVKLTDMLKMRIEVIDVYSNCIYKSVNKLCKLKGSVSIVNIGAAYTDITLLNEGKYAFSRIVQFGGNDITEIIANMYNIDFNSAEEYKRTKPFLIDDEQYSDLKEHIKEHLNSKLNEISRIFDFFESSYHKSLNGIQLIGGTSKLIGLGKYIEEYFKIPVSASDDDLYTYFIPVLGSMIRGE; encoded by the coding sequence ATGATCGGTTTTGACATAGGCAGTTTTTACACCAAGATAGGTAGTTTTGATAAAAAAAATACAAAATTAAATAATATGATTATCGAAAGGACGCCTCATAATTGTATCGAAAATGGATATATAAAAGATATTAATCTTCTTTTTCAATTTTTAAATGAAATTTTGAAAAAGAATTTTCTTAAAGAAAAGAAGTTATTTTTTTGTGTTTCAAGTACGGATATCATAATAAGAGAAATTATAATGCCGATGATGAAAGATGATGAATTAAAAAGCGCTTTAAAATACGAAATTGACCAGTACATACCCAATTCAGATGAATACATTATCGATTATAAACAAATTGATAATGATGAAGATAGTAAAAAAACAAAAGTTATGATTGTTGCAGCACCCAAAAATATGATATCTGAATATGTGAAGTTGACAGATATGTTGAAAATGCGTATAGAAGTAATAGATGTATACAGCAACTGCATTTATAAGTCAGTAAATAAATTATGTAAACTTAAAGGCAGTGTTTCGATTGTGAATATAGGTGCTGCGTACACAGATATTACGTTACTAAATGAAGGAAAGTATGCTTTCAGCAGGATAGTACAATTTGGTGGCAATGATATAACTGAGATAATTGCAAATATGTACAATATAGATTTTAATTCTGCAGAAGAGTATAAAAGGACAAAACCTTTTTTAATAGATGATGAACAGTATAGCGATTTAAAAGAACATATTAAAGAGCATTTAAATAGCAAGTTAAATGAGATATCAAGGATTTTTGATTTTTTTGAATCATCATATCATAAAAGCTTAAATGGGATACAATTAATAGGCGGAACTTCAAAACTTATTGGACTTGGCAAATATATTGAAGAATATTTTAAAATACCGGTTTCAGCCAGTGATGATGATTTATATACATACTTTATACCTGTATTAGGATCGATGATTAGGGGTGAATAA